acttgaggaattgtcattctgtgaggagtgtgtcttgggtaagtctactagggttagttttaagaagtccactcacaccacaaaacagactcttgattacacacattcagacttgtgggggcctgctacggtcagttctcatggtggttttaggtattttctgtcaattataGATAACTTTTTCAaggaaagtatgggtttatattctaaaacataaaagtgatacttttgaaaagtttaaagaatggaaaaccttagttaaaaatcaagttggcagaaaagttaaaacactgagaacagacaatggattagaatacttgtcaaatgaattttctgaattttgtaaagctgagggcatagctagacataggactgttagggatactccccaacaaaatggattagctgaaaggatgaataggactattttggaaagggtaagatgcacTTTAGCCATTTCAGGTTTGCCTaagaccttttgggcagaggcGGTGACCACTACtatataccttattaataggtgtccttccacagttttaaattttaaaacccctcaagaaatttgGTCAGGTAAGCTTGCTGATTATCTGGGTTTAAAAGTTTTAGGGtgcgtagcctatgcccacattagaactaATAAATTAGAGTctagggctattaaatgcatttttgtgggatacccagaagggggttaaaggctataagctctaAGTTATAGAACctagaaaacaaaaatgtattattagcacggatgtagtttttaatgaaactaaaatgggGGGAAAACCAGAAAATTCAAATGAAAGTGTTAGGCACTCTGATATTAGTGACccgcagcttgaggtggagcaaccctccacttctcatagccatttagaaacagatgctgcaaattttgaggagcaaaactcaaaacaagaaACCTTTGAATTGAGTAAAACCTACCTTCTAGCACAGGATAGagagaggagggtcataagacctccttaAAGGTATAGGGAAGTTGATATGATAGcttttgctctttctgttgctgaaacagaaattgaagtggagcctaggacttttagagaggccataGATAGTAAAGAGGCtaaaaaatggatttttgcaATGTAAGAAGAAATgaagtctctaaacaagaatgagacatggatgatggtacctagaccggaaaaatagaaactcataggatccaagtggatctttaagaggaaagagggaatcgttggagttgaaccacctaggtataaagctaggtttgtagctaagggatttacacaaaggaaAGGGGTAggctataatgaaatattttcccctattttgaggcatagttcaattagaattttattatcttttgttgttgtacatgacttgcatttggaacaacttgatgttaaaactgctttcttgcatggtactttagaagaaacagtttatatgcaacctcctgagggctttgatacggaaatgaataaaaatcatacatgtttattaaagaaatttttatataggttgaaacaatcacctagacaatggtataaacgatttgattcttacataactcaaaatgatttttgtagaagcaattatgatgactgtgtttattttaaatcatgtgataaatgtcatatatatttgctattgtatgttgatgacatgttggttgcttgtggagacatggatatgttacatcaagttaagtgcatgcttaaatctaaatttgaaatgaaagacttatgacatgttaaaagaatacttggtatggaaataactagataaaggaataaaaagctttTCTACTTGCTTCAatagtcttatatttcaaaggtattaaaaagatttggaatgagtcatgttaaatctacttctattcttattgcacagcatgttaaattgtctagaaaataGTGTACTGAAATTGAaaatgagtcactgtttatgaatagaaccttatgctagtatggttggtagtgtaatgtatgctatggtatgttctagacctaaTCTTTCTTATGCtataagtcaagtgagtagatttatgagcaattttggaaaaccacattggcatgctttgaaacaaaattttcaatacttgtctggaacaaaatagcaaggattaatatttggtaaaaaggaTATGCATTATGAAATAGGATTAAAAcgatatgtagattctgactatgctggaaatctagataccagGAAGCCTTTGTCTGGTATGGTCCTTTGTTTTTGAGGTAGTGATATTAGTTGGAAATCTCACATGCATTCAGTGGTAGCATTGTCTACCAtggaggctgaatatattgtcatgactgaagcctttaaggaggctatatggataaaaggaatgtgcctagagttaggaatgtataaTGGAACCGTtacaatttattgtgacaatcaaaacactattcatttggttaggaatcatgtttatcatgataggtccaaacatatagatgttaggctgcattttgtgagagatattatttctagtggagaaATAGAAGTAAGGAAAATCCCTACGGAGGATAATCCttcggatatgatgactaaagcagtacctaaatccaagttcaaacattgttcgaacttggttaaccttggaagcTGTTAGTATTTGTTTTGCAAGAACCgccataggagatgctaaggaggtgcaagggtcataagttgccaaggtggagatttgttggaaTGTCAAACTTAATTGCTTGGAAAATCCAGGCCGTCTGTTTCGTTGGAGAGATCTAATGGCTGCAGTTTTTTTTATTGCTATAAGGGGTAGTGATGTAATTGGTGTTTCTTTTCTTGTTGTAAATTAAAACAAAAGCAGCAGAGGGGCGAGGAGGGTCTTCTTGGACTTCTGTTTTTCAGCTTTAGTTACAACAGTGCAGAGGAGAGTTTTTTGTAACCGTGAGAGACGTCTTCACTTGCAACCGCGTGAGAGAGCACCTGCGACCCGAGGAAGCCATCACCGCTGAGAGAGATCCTTCAGCCGCAGCGCACGGGAGAGGGAGACGGCAGGAGGTGGGTGTGGCGTTGGGTATCTCCAACGGAGGTTCGCGCAAGGGTAAGGCAAGGTAAAAGCTCAGATTTAGTTTCTTGAGGAAGGTTTCTTTTAGAAAAATCAGGGAGAAATATAGGGAGaaacctagggttcttcgcaggtgcAAAGAGAGGATTTCTTGGATTATTTTTGGGTTGATTTCCAGAAGAGATcggtaagacaagaaagggtaaatctgtgtatacttgtatttatttccaccgatttaatatagtgtctctggaGGTGAGTTTTTGCCGTGGatataggccaatttttgggccgaaccatgtaaatgtgttcttgtgattgtgtgattagtatgtttatgttttgctgGATTTATTGAGGCTTTTCTGAATATtggattggtgaacatatatttttcttgattaggCTTAACACACACGCGCGCGTCAAAATAGACAGGTTtaagtttaggtgtgattgtggttgatgcttggacaaaatcagattgttattgtggtttgtttggaattaattaaaatctaaaaatagaattagcaatcagctgaatTACACAAACATTAAAGTAAGcaaggtaagagagagagagagagagagagagagagagagagagagagtccttcAACATTAAAGTAAATTAAACACACTAATATCTTAAACAAAACTTAAGTTCAACAATATTTTGAACAGAAATAAAACAAACAAACTCAGTATTAACTTAACTGCAAATAAAGTTAACCTAATAAtattttaaacataaataaaCCTAACATTAACTTTAAACAAAAATACTCAATGCAATAATCAACTCAAACTCAATATTAAATTATGTATTGAAATGACAATGAAGATAAACTAAGAAAAaatatgtgagagagagagagagagagagagagagagagagagagagagagagagaggtggaggcCGTGCAGTGTGGAGGAGGCAACTGCTGCCTTCCTCTGTGCCGCGCAGCTCCTAAAAAAGCACTCCTGCGGCTCTCCAAGACCCCCTCCAAAAAGCACCCCCAAAAGCCCTAAAAAGCACACATCCTCAAAACCCTAGCCTCCTAGCTCCAATCGCCTTTCCCTATTCCAGCGCATGGCCGCTATTTTGAATACTGGCAGCCCCCTCCAGCGCACAGCCCAGCTGCCAATTAAAACCCTATGCCTGCCCCTCCAATTGATTTGTGCATGGgccttcattttcttcaaaatgcATTGCAAGGACCTCAATAActtgcatggcccatgcatttTATTAAATGCTCCTCACGGCCTCTTTTATGAGTTGCTCACAGCCACTTTGATGTTGCATGGCTCTTGCATGCATGGGCCTCCCTTCTTTATTTTGTGGTGCACGGCCCATTTGTTTGCATGGTTGGTGTAGCAAGTGTGTCAACTTCACAGCCAATTTTAACCATGATGCAGTTAGGatctttcaaaactcaaaacataaaagttgtaaaaCTTTTTCTTAGCGTTGTATAgtattttgaatcatctcaatcggagttcGGATGAAAGACTTATACCCAAATTACGGAACAATATCGAAACTATTCATAATCGCCTAATTAGCTTCGATTTGCACTCGACGCCTCCATTTGTATCATTTTACATGGTCCACTTCACTTCTTTAATTCTTAAAATactttacaataattaaataaaattcataagTTTAAGGTAAGTATAagataaaaattcaaatattataaattgggttcaatattgaaatattatatataattaggcatttaagtaaAAATTGTAATCCTTAATTCAtaattttaaacacctaattatacaacttgatgcgtaatcacacccccccaactaagGTTTTGTTAGTCTTTAGCAAATATATGAGTGACATTCAAGGAGTATTATGAAATATAGGTGGATGGTCCACTACGTCAACTATGAACTTGCCTCATATATTTGCACTAATTCATGTCTTATGTGAACCTACCTCATAGGTTTGTACTAATAAAGTGTAGGTCACCCCATCTTTCACCCCTTAGATTccctccccacccccccccccctaaaaaatAAATGCTTAACTATctatattgccctataaaagagCACCCTCCCCTTCTCATTTGGGACACACATTTGGTGCTTCCATCAAGTAAACATATAGTGAGGATAAGAGAATAGGAGAAATAAAGTGAAGAATGGATAAAgagaagataaagataaaatataCAAGGTCAGGTACATATATTGTAATTTCTGTTgtgatagtgaagttttgatcaCATCCGCCCATATAGTAAACATAGTCAAATCACGTAAAATTTCTGTCtcgtttttatttattttctacatttttataacacaaatgacaataaatgaatgttaattatatttacatatgcacagcttttttgaaaaaatgaataCATAATAACTTCATCTTGACAACAAAAACATATTCTAAGTTTAGTATTTGATATTAATGTTGTATAAATTTCTAAACTTAAATTTGAATCAAATGAATTTAAACatcttttaataaaattttatataaattaaaaattaaaaacaatttCCCAAGTCACTCCAATAATTGCTGTCACCACCAAGGCTCATCTGAGGTGCATAGCTCATTCGCCGCATATACCCTGCCACTTGGGCCCTTTGCCGGGCCACCGTCCCCTATGCTTTTGCAGCAGGTAAGGTTACACATCGAACGAAAAGGACCTAAAATTGATAATTTATGAGCCGTAAATGTGGGTCTATGTCATACTCCATTggattataatttaaaatatagaataaaatgaatattaattatgtttacatgtgtacaatttaaaaaaaaaatgaatatctaATAACTTCATCTTGGCAACAAAAACATATTATAAGTTtagtatttgatataaaaatTAATGTTGTATAAATTTctaaacttaaatttgaattgaatgaatttaaacattttttaataAAACTTTATATTTAATAAGAAtttcaaaacttcaaaacaagaaaaaaaaaattaaaaactaaaacacAACACAATTTCCCAAGTCACTCCAATAATTGCTGTCACCACCAAGGCTTATCTGAGGTCCACAGCTTTTGCATCCAACTCTCCACTTCATttcggggaaaaaaaaaaaaaaatttcttcatcCTTTCCTAGTTACCATGTGGAACAGCCTCCACTCTGATCTCCTAGCCTACATCTTCTCCCTCCTCTCCACTGATTCCTTAGCCACTGCGAGTGCAGCCTGCAGACACTGGCACAGGTGCGCCAAGTCCCATTCTCTGAGCAGCCCAACCTCCCACCACCCACCGTGGTTCATAGCCTTCCCCGCCCGCAACCGCAGGCTCTCCTGTTACGCCCACAACCCTGTCTTCCACAATTGGCACGAACTCGATCTCGACTTTCTTCCCCAACACCCCCGCCCTGTTTCATCCATCGGAAGCCTGATCCTATTTAGACCCGCCACCTCTACACCCCTCCAATTAGCCATTTGCAACCCATTCACCAGACAACACTGGCACCTTCCAAGGCTAAACATCATCCGCACAAATCCGGCCGTGGGCGTCATCGAGCTAAGCCCAAACCCACATCCTCATTTCCCCCATTTCCGGCTCTACGTCGCCGGCGGTATGTCCGTCGCGCCGGGCGGCGGCTCGTCATACGAACCCACCTTGGAAATGTACGACTCGAAACCCGGCTCTTGGCAAATCGTCGGAACCGTACCGGCGGAATTCGCGGTCCGGCTCACGGTTTGGACCCCGAATGAGAGCGTGTACTGCGACGGTTTTCTGTACTGGATGACATCCGCTCGCGCCTACAGCGTAATGGGCTTTGAGATTGGCGCCAACGCCTGGCGGGAACTGAACGTGCCGTTGGCGGACCGACTCCAGTTCGCCGCGCTAGCGCGGCGGAACGGGAAGCTTACGCTTGTGGGAGGCACCAGCGGCGGGAATGCGTGCGTGTGGGAACTGGGAGAGGGAGATTCATGGGTTTTGATTGAGAAGTTGCCGGTTGAACTGGGGAAGAAATTTTTAGCGGGGAAGGGGAACTGGAGTAATACAAAGTGTG
This window of the Malania oleifera isolate guangnan ecotype guangnan chromosome 6, ASM2987363v1, whole genome shotgun sequence genome carries:
- the LOC131157184 gene encoding uncharacterized protein LOC131157184; the protein is MWNSLHSDLLAYIFSLLSTDSLATASAACRHWHRCAKSHSLSSPTSHHPPWFIAFPARNRRLSCYAHNPVFHNWHELDLDFLPQHPRPVSSIGSLILFRPATSTPLQLAICNPFTRQHWHLPRLNIIRTNPAVGVIELSPNPHPHFPHFRLYVAGGMSVAPGGGSSYEPTLEMYDSKPGSWQIVGTVPAEFAVRLTVWTPNESVYCDGFLYWMTSARAYSVMGFEIGANAWRELNVPLADRLQFAALARRNGKLTLVGGTSGGNACVWELGEGDSWVLIEKLPVELGKKFLAGKGNWSNTKCVGGDEAVCLYRELWSGMVVWREVVEKGRWEWFLVERCCSIRGKPVQNCAIRGMLIHPSLARYHSQ